A segment of the Frankineae bacterium MT45 genome:
TGCTGATGGCCCGACCGGCCACCTTCCGGACCGGCACGTAGAAGCCAAGCCGCGACGAGAGCCAGCCGGCCAGCAGCAGCGTGGAGGGGTCGCAGTCGTCCCCCTCGACCGTCGCGGCGACGGCCGTGTCGTCGGTGCCGTCGAAGGCCGATGCGAGGGCGGCCCGCCAGCCGGTGACACGCGTCCAGGCGAGGTCGGTGTCGCCCGGGGCGAAGTCGCTGGCCCGCTGCCGAAGTGCTGCGACCCGGTCATCGGCGCGCGACACATCGGTGATGCGGCGGTCGGCGAAGACGCCCAGCGGGTCGTAGGAGATGCGGTCCGGCGGCGCGCCGAACCACCAGGTCACCACGGGCGCGTCCGGGGCCAGGAGTGGAAGCGTCACCGACTCGGCGTGCAGGGCGAGGCGGCCGTACATACGCATGACCACGGCCTCGCCCGGGCCGAGACGCCCACCCATCAGCACCTCGGCGTCGAGCCGCGGAACCGGCGCCTCGATCTGGCGTCGGATGACGAGCAGCATCCGCATCGGGTGCTTGCTGGCCGCGATGGTGACCGCGGCCTCGACCTCGGAGACGTCCGCCTCGTCGACCACGATGACCAGGGTGAGGGCATTGCCACTGGTCACCGCGCCACCGTTACGACGCTCGGCGGCCAGCGCCTTGATGATCGCGGTTCCGGTCGTGTCCCAGAGTGTCGTCACCGGGTGCTCCTGTCGTTGCGAACCTGCAGGCAGTGGGTCTGGCGGGGCCAGCTCTCAGCGGCGATCACGGCCGCCGCCACGTCCGGCCGTCACGGGCCAGCATCTCGTCTGCCTCTTTCGGACCCCACTCGCCGGCCCGGTAGAGGCAGGGCTCCTTGCCCTCCCAGAACGTCTCCAGCGGGTCAATAACCCGCCAGGACGCCTCCACCTCGGAGTTGCGCGGGAAGAGCGTCGCGTCGCCGATCAGGACGTCCAGGATGAGACGCTCGTAGGCCTCGGGGGAGGACTCGGTGAAGGCCTCGCCGTAGAGGAAGTCCATCGCGACGTCGCGGACCTCCATCGCGCTGCCGGGCACCTTCGAGCCAAACTTCAGCGTGAGGCCCTCATCCGGCTGCACGCGCACGACGAGCTGGTTGTGTCCCAGCTCCTGGGTGTCGGTGCGGCTGAAGGGCAGGTGGGGCGCCTTCTTGAACATGATCGCGATCTCGGTGACGCGCCGGGGCAGCCGCTTGCCGGTGCGCAGGTAGAACGGCACGCCGGCCCAGCGGCGCGTCTCGATACCCAGCCGGACGGCGGCGTAGGACTCGGTCTTGGAGTCGGCCGGGACGTCCTTCTCGGCTCGGTAGGCGGCCACTCGCTCACCGGCGAGCCAACCCTGGTCGTACTGGCCGCGGATCGCGTAGGACTCGAGATCTGCCGGCAGCGAGATGGCCCGCAGCACCTTGAGCTTCTCGATCTGAATCGACTCCGGTGAGAACTCCACCGGCTCTTCGATGGCGAAGAGGGCCAGCAGCTGCAGCAGGTGGTTCTGCAGCACGTCGCGGGCCGCGCCGGTGGCGTCGTAGAAGCCGGCCCGGCCGGCGATGCCGACGTCCTCGGCCATCGTGATCTGCACCGAGTCTACGTAGTTGGAGTTCCAGATCGGTTCGAACAACTGGTTGGCGAAGCGCAGCGCCAGGATGTTCTGGACCGTCTCCTTGCCGAGATAGTGGTCGATCCGGAAGACGTCCTCGGCAGTGAAGACGTCGTCGACCAGCTTGTTGAGCTCGAGCGCGCTCGACAGGTTGTGCCCGAACGGCTTCTCGACCACCACCCGACGCCAGCCGCCGTTGAGTTCGTTGCTGGCCATTCCGGTGCGTTCCATCTGCTTCAGCACGATCGGGAACATGCTCGGCGGGATGGAGAGGTAGAAGGCGGCGTTGCCCTTGATCCCATGGGTTTCGCAGAGATCGTCGAGCGTCTCCTTCAGCGTGTCGAAGGCCTCGTCGTCGTCGAAGGCACCCGGAACGAAACGAATGTTGCCGCAGACCCGGCTCCAGACCTCTTCGCTCCACGGCGTGCGCGCGTGCTCCTGCGCCGCCTTGCGGGCCACGCTCTCGAAGTCGCCGTCACCCCAGTCGCGCCGCGCGAACCCGAGTAGCACGAAGTCCGTCGGCAGCAACCCGCGATTCGCCAGGTCGTAGATCGCCGGCAGCAGCTTCTTTCGCGACAGGTCGCCGGTGACCCCGAAGACCACGAGCGCACACGGCTCGGGGACCCGCGGGAGTCGTCGGTCGGTGGCATCGCGCAGCGGGTTGCCGTGAGCCGTCCGACCCGGAAGCTGAGTCGGGGGCGTCGCCGCCGGGGCTTCCGGGATTGCTACGCCAGCGACTGAACTCGGTTCACTCACCAAATCTCCTAGTCGGGAAGTTGTGATCGGTGTCGTGCCCTAGGAACTGCCGACAGGCTCTCGCCCGAAGCGACAGTTCCAGGTGGATGTTGCCGCCGTGTTGCCGATGGCGGGGCGTCGCGCATCAGGGTCGAATTCCGGCGGCGTGGCGGCTTACGCTCCGGCGTCGAGGGCGCTCTGCACCCCGTCGAGCAGCTGCTTCCAGGCGTCTTCGAACTTCTGTACGCCCTCGACCTCCAGCAGGTTGACGACGTCGTCGTAGTCGATGCCGACTGCGGCCAGGTCGGCCAGCACCTTCGCCGCGGACTCGTATTCACCGGTGACCGTGTCACCGCTGATGACGCCGTGGTCGGCCACCGCGTGCAGGGTCGCCTCCGGCATCGTGTTGACGGTGTCGGGAGCGACCAGGTCGGCGACGTACATGGTGTCGGAGTAGTTCGGGTCCTTGACGCCGGTCGAGGCCCAGAGGGGGCGCTGCTTGTGGGCACCGTCCTGGGCCAGGGCCTTCCAGCGGTCGGTCGAGAAGACGGCCTCGAAGCGCTGGTAGGCCAGCCGGGCGTTGGCGACGGCAGCCTGGCCGCGCAGCGCCTGTGCCTCGGGCGTGCCGATCTTCTCCAGCCGGGCGTCGACCTCGGTGTCCACCCGGGAGACGAAGAACGAGGCGACCGAGCGGATCGTCGAGAGGTCGACCCCGTTCGCCTTGGCCTGCTCCAGGCCGTCGATGTAAGCCGCCATGACCGCGTCGTAGCGTTCGAGCGAGAAGATCAGGGTGACGTTGACGCTGATGCCCTGGGCGGTTGCCTCGGTGATCGCCGGCAGCCCCGCCTTGGTCGCCGGAATCTTGATCATCAGGTTCGGACGGTCGACGAGCCACCAGAGCGCGCTCGCCTCGGCCGCCGTCTTCGCGGTGTCGTTGGCCAGGCGCGGGTCGACCTCGAGCGACACTCGTCCGTCCTGGCCGCCGCTGGCGTCATAGACCGGACGCATGACGTCGCAACCCCAGCGGATGTCGTACGCGGTGATGAAGCGGACCGCCTCCTCCAGCGAGACGCCCCGCACGGCCAGATCCTTCACCTGGGCGTCGTAGGCATCGCCCTGCGAGAGGGCCTTCTGGAAGATGGTCGGGTTGCTCGTGACGCCCACGACGTGCTTGTCGTCGATGAGGGCCTTGAGGTTGCCGGTGCGCAGGCGATCACGACTGATGTCGTCGAGCCAGATGGATACGCCCGCCGCGGAGAGGTCCGCCAGTGCGTCTGTCATGTGAACTCCTATGGATGTTCGGTCTTCGGCGAAGGTGCTGTGGATGCCGGGTGGGGGTGGGGGTCAGGTTCCGGTGGTGGTACCGGTGATGTCGCCGGCGCGCTCCAGTGCCGCGTGGGCGGCCGCGACGACACGGTCAGGGGTGAAGCCGAACTGCTCGAAGAGCACCGGTGCCGCCGCGCTGGCGCCGAAGTGATCGATGCTGACGATCTCGCCGCCGTCGCGGACGAGCTCCCGCCAACCCTGGCTGATTCCGGCCTCGATGCTGACCCGAGCCCGGATGTCGGGCGGGAGAACCAGCTGGCGGTAGGACGCCTGCTGCTCGTTGAACCACTCGATGCACGGCATGGAGACGACCCGGGTCGGAAAGCCGTCGGCCTCCAGCCGGGTGCGGGCGGCCAGGGCCAGCGAGACCTCGGAACCGGTGGCGATCAGGATGACCTTGGCCTGTCCCTCGGAGGCCTCTTCGAGGATGTAGCCACCCTTGCTCGCGTTGGCCACCTTCTCCGCCGCGATCACGGGCAGCCCCTGGCGGCTCAACGCCAGGGCATGCGGCCGGTCGCTCTTCTCCAGGATCGTCTTCCAGACGACCACCGTCTCGTTCGGGTCGGCCGGGCGGACCACATCCAGGCCCGGGATGGCCCGCAGGGCGGCCAGGTGCTCGATCGGCTGATGGGTCGGGCCGTCCTCGCCGAGGCCGATGGAGTCGTGCGTCCAGACGTAGATCGTCGGCAGCTTCATCAGCGCGGCGAGACGAACCGGCGGCCGCATGTAGTCGCTGAAGACGAGGAATGTTCCACCGTAGACACGGGTACCGCCGTGCAGGGTGATGCCGTTCATGATCGAGCCCATCGCGTGCTCGCGGATGCCGAAGTGCAGCGTCCGGCCGTACGGGCCGCCCGACCACTCCTTGGTCTGGTGAACGGCCGGGATGAAGCTCGGCTCGCCCGACATCGTGGTGTTGTTGCTCTCGGCCAGGTCGGCCGACCCACCCCAGAGTTCAGGCAGTACGGCGGCCAGGCTGTCGAGAACCTTCCCCGATGCGGCGCGAGTGGCGATCGAGTTCGGCTTGCCGTCCTTCTCAGTCGGGAACGTCGGCAGCCCGCTGTCCCAGCCAGCCGGCAGGGTACGGGTGACTAGGCGGTCGAAGAGGGCCTTGCGCTCGGGGTTGGCCGCGGCCCACGCATCGAACTTCGGCTGCCACTCCGCCTGGGCGTCCCGGCCCCGCTGAACCGCCTGGCGGGTGTGCTCCAGGACCTCGGCTGACACCGCGAAGTCGACGTCCGGGTTGAAGCCGAGGATCTCCTTGGTGGCGCGGATCTCGTCGGCGCCCAGTGCCGAACCGTGCGCCTTGCCGGTGTTCTGCTTCGTCGGGGCCGGCCAGCCGATGATGGTCTGGACGGCGATGATCGACGGGCGGACCGTCTCGGCCTTCGCCTTGGCGATCGCCTTCTCGATCGCGGTGACGTCCTCTCCGGAGTCGACGCGCTGCACGTGCCAGCCGTAGGCCTCGTAGCGCTTGAGGACGTCCTCGGAGAAGGCGACGTTGGTGTCATCCTCGATCGAGATGTGGTTGTCGTCGTAGAAGAGGATGAGGTTGCCGAGCTGCTGGTGGCCGGCCAGGCTTGAGGCCTCACTCGAAATGCCCTCCTCGAGGCAGCCGTCGCCGGCGATCACGTAGATGAAGTGATCGAAGAGCGACTGTCCCGCCTCGGCGTCAGGGTCGAGGAGTCCACGCTCACGACGTGCCGCCATCGCCATGCCGACGGCGTTGCCTACGCCCTGGCCGAGCGGGCCGGTGGTGGTCTCGACGCCGAGCGTGTGGCCGTGCTCGGGGTGACCGGGAGTGAGGGAACCCCAGGTGCGCAGGGCCTTGATGTCGTCGATCTCCAGGCCGTAGCCGGCCAGGAACAGCTGGCAGTACAGGGTCAGCGAGGAGTGCCCGTTGGAGAGGATGAAGCGGTCCCGGGCGACCCAGTTCGGGTCGGAGGGGCTGTGGGTGAGGACCTTCTGGAAAAGCAGGTAGGCCAGCGGAGCCAGGCTCATCGCCGTCCCGGGGTGGCCGTTGCCGACCTTCTGCACCGCGTCCGCTGCGAGGAGTCGCGCGGTATCGACGGATTTGGTGTCGAGCTCGCTCCACCAGGTGGGGTGAGCGACGACCACTTCAGATGACGAATCAGACAACGCAACCGCTCCAATATCCCGGCGCGCCTGCGCCTCAGTTGTGTCAGACCGGAAAAATGGGGGTCCGGTCTCTCACCCACAGCGTAGTCCGTTGCGGGAGCGCCTCCTGCAACCGGTTACAGAGTGTTCGCCCAACATTCGCTCACAGCGCACCCGCGGGCGCCAGCCAGAGCGCCTCGACACCCGCGGGCGTGATCGTCGCCACGAGCCAGGCCCGGAACGGGGATGCTGGCTCAAGGCACTTAGGTGGAGCCGATACTCTGAGCGGGTGACGCAGGCACCGGTGGATCCGAGCACCCTCGGCGCGGGGGAGTTCTCCAAACTCGACCCGCCGTCGAATCCCGGGCGCAGCGTCGTCGATCGGGCCGCCGGTCTGGCCGCCGCACCGTCGGTCTCCACCAACGGCAACCGCGCTCTCGCCCGGGTCAAGGCCTACGTCGCACTCACCAAACCCCGCATCATCGAACTGCTGCTCGTCACCACCCTGCCGGCGATGATCCTGGCCGCCGGCGGACTCCCCAGCTGGGAGTGCGTGGTGGTCACCCTCCTCGGCGGCACGCTGGCCGCCGGCAGTGCGAACGCCCTCAACTGCTACGTCGACCGGGACATCGACGCCGTCATGCGCCGTACCGGACACCGGCCGCTGGCCCGCCATGACGTCTCGCCGCGGGGTGCGCTGATCTTCGGCGCCGTGCTCGGCGTGATCTCCGTCGTCGGCATGGCCTGGGCTACGAACCTGCTGGCCGGAGCGCTGACCGCCGGCGCCATCCTCTTCTACGTCGTCGTGTACACAATGCTCCTCAAGCGGCGCACCTCCCAGAACATCGTCTGGGGCGGCGCCGCCGGGTGCATGCCCGTCCTCATCGGCTGGGCTGCGGTCACCGGTTCGCTCAGCGCGGCGCCGTTCATTCTCTTCGGCATTGTCTTCTTCTGGACGCCGCCGCACTTCTGGGCGCTGGCCATCCGGTACCGCGACGACTACGCGCGGGCCGGAGTGCCGATGCTGCCGGTCGTCGCCACCCCGAAGCGGGTCGCCACCGAGATCGTCATCTACGCCTGGCTCACCGTCATCACCTCGCTCGCCCTCTGGCCCGTCGCCACCGGCTGGCTCTACGGTGTGCTGGCCACGGTCGCCGGAGTCGCGCTGCTCCTCGGTGCGCACCGGGTGTACCGCCGCACCGTCCGCGGCCAGGACCCCAAGCCGATGCAGCTCTTTCACCTCTCGAACAGCTACCTGGCCTTCGTCTTCGTGGCCATCGCGCTCGACGCCTTCGTGCACTGACGCGCTGCTGAACGTTGCCGGCACCTTGCCCGGCACGTTGCCGGCGCCGGGATGGCGG
Coding sequences within it:
- a CDS encoding glucose-6-phosphate 1-dehydrogenase; this encodes MSEPSSVAGVAIPEAPAATPPTQLPGRTAHGNPLRDATDRRLPRVPEPCALVVFGVTGDLSRKKLLPAIYDLANRGLLPTDFVLLGFARRDWGDGDFESVARKAAQEHARTPWSEEVWSRVCGNIRFVPGAFDDDEAFDTLKETLDDLCETHGIKGNAAFYLSIPPSMFPIVLKQMERTGMASNELNGGWRRVVVEKPFGHNLSSALELNKLVDDVFTAEDVFRIDHYLGKETVQNILALRFANQLFEPIWNSNYVDSVQITMAEDVGIAGRAGFYDATGAARDVLQNHLLQLLALFAIEEPVEFSPESIQIEKLKVLRAISLPADLESYAIRGQYDQGWLAGERVAAYRAEKDVPADSKTESYAAVRLGIETRRWAGVPFYLRTGKRLPRRVTEIAIMFKKAPHLPFSRTDTQELGHNQLVVRVQPDEGLTLKFGSKVPGSAMEVRDVAMDFLYGEAFTESSPEAYERLILDVLIGDATLFPRNSEVEASWRVIDPLETFWEGKEPCLYRAGEWGPKEADEMLARDGRTWRRP
- a CDS encoding glucose-6-phosphate dehydrogenase assembly protein OpcA, with amino-acid sequence MTTLWDTTGTAIIKALAAERRNGGAVTSGNALTLVIVVDEADVSEVEAAVTIAASKHPMRMLLVIRRQIEAPVPRLDAEVLMGGRLGPGEAVVMRMYGRLALHAESVTLPLLAPDAPVVTWWFGAPPDRISYDPLGVFADRRITDVSRADDRVAALRQRASDFAPGDTDLAWTRVTGWRAALASAFDGTDDTAVAATVEGDDCDPSTLLLAGWLSSRLGFYVPVRKVAGRAISKVSIQLSAGTSINASLDGSRLVLRRDNQPDSIAPFAERSLGELLAEELRRLDEDHVFAEALGAVCGVSGLQQRPRNRVHIWSDPAMADPPANVG
- a CDS encoding transaldolase is translated as MTDALADLSAAGVSIWLDDISRDRLRTGNLKALIDDKHVVGVTSNPTIFQKALSQGDAYDAQVKDLAVRGVSLEEAVRFITAYDIRWGCDVMRPVYDASGGQDGRVSLEVDPRLANDTAKTAAEASALWWLVDRPNLMIKIPATKAGLPAITEATAQGISVNVTLIFSLERYDAVMAAYIDGLEQAKANGVDLSTIRSVASFFVSRVDTEVDARLEKIGTPEAQALRGQAAVANARLAYQRFEAVFSTDRWKALAQDGAHKQRPLWASTGVKDPNYSDTMYVADLVAPDTVNTMPEATLHAVADHGVISGDTVTGEYESAAKVLADLAAVGIDYDDVVNLLEVEGVQKFEDAWKQLLDGVQSALDAGA
- a CDS encoding transketolase, which produces MSDSSSEVVVAHPTWWSELDTKSVDTARLLAADAVQKVGNGHPGTAMSLAPLAYLLFQKVLTHSPSDPNWVARDRFILSNGHSSLTLYCQLFLAGYGLEIDDIKALRTWGSLTPGHPEHGHTLGVETTTGPLGQGVGNAVGMAMAARRERGLLDPDAEAGQSLFDHFIYVIAGDGCLEEGISSEASSLAGHQQLGNLILFYDDNHISIEDDTNVAFSEDVLKRYEAYGWHVQRVDSGEDVTAIEKAIAKAKAETVRPSIIAVQTIIGWPAPTKQNTGKAHGSALGADEIRATKEILGFNPDVDFAVSAEVLEHTRQAVQRGRDAQAEWQPKFDAWAAANPERKALFDRLVTRTLPAGWDSGLPTFPTEKDGKPNSIATRAASGKVLDSLAAVLPELWGGSADLAESNNTTMSGEPSFIPAVHQTKEWSGGPYGRTLHFGIREHAMGSIMNGITLHGGTRVYGGTFLVFSDYMRPPVRLAALMKLPTIYVWTHDSIGLGEDGPTHQPIEHLAALRAIPGLDVVRPADPNETVVVWKTILEKSDRPHALALSRQGLPVIAAEKVANASKGGYILEEASEGQAKVILIATGSEVSLALAARTRLEADGFPTRVVSMPCIEWFNEQQASYRQLVLPPDIRARVSIEAGISQGWRELVRDGGEIVSIDHFGASAAAPVLFEQFGFTPDRVVAAAHAALERAGDITGTTTGT
- a CDS encoding protoheme IX farnesyltransferase produces the protein MDPSTLGAGEFSKLDPPSNPGRSVVDRAAGLAAAPSVSTNGNRALARVKAYVALTKPRIIELLLVTTLPAMILAAGGLPSWECVVVTLLGGTLAAGSANALNCYVDRDIDAVMRRTGHRPLARHDVSPRGALIFGAVLGVISVVGMAWATNLLAGALTAGAILFYVVVYTMLLKRRTSQNIVWGGAAGCMPVLIGWAAVTGSLSAAPFILFGIVFFWTPPHFWALAIRYRDDYARAGVPMLPVVATPKRVATEIVIYAWLTVITSLALWPVATGWLYGVLATVAGVALLLGAHRVYRRTVRGQDPKPMQLFHLSNSYLAFVFVAIALDAFVH